Proteins from one Streptomyces sp. NBC_00390 genomic window:
- a CDS encoding A/G-specific adenine glycosylase, which yields MTATHTSQTSDALAPASLHTPVIAWFDQHARDLPWRRPEAGAWGVMVSEFMLQQTPVSRVLPVYEQWLARWPRPADLAAEAPGEAVRAWGRLGYPRRALRLHGAAQAITERHGGDVPSDHAQLLALPGIGEYTAAAVASFAYGQRHAVLDTNVRRVFARAASGIQYPPNATTAAERRLARELLPEDEATAARWAAASMELGALVCTAKNEDCARCPISARCAWRLAGKPAHEGPARRGQTYAGTDRQVRGKLLAVLREAVVPVPQSALDTVWHEPVQRARALDGLVADGLVEPLEGGLYRLPHS from the coding sequence ATGACTGCCACTCACACATCACAGACGTCCGACGCCCTCGCACCGGCCTCCCTGCACACGCCTGTCATCGCGTGGTTCGACCAGCACGCCCGCGACCTGCCCTGGCGTCGCCCCGAGGCCGGCGCCTGGGGCGTGATGGTCAGCGAGTTCATGCTGCAGCAGACCCCGGTCAGCCGCGTGCTCCCCGTGTACGAACAGTGGCTCGCCCGCTGGCCGCGCCCCGCCGACCTCGCTGCGGAGGCGCCCGGCGAGGCGGTCCGCGCCTGGGGCCGGCTCGGCTATCCACGGCGAGCCCTGCGGCTGCACGGGGCCGCACAGGCGATAACGGAGCGGCACGGCGGCGACGTACCCAGCGACCATGCGCAGCTGCTGGCGCTGCCGGGCATCGGCGAGTACACCGCGGCGGCGGTGGCCTCCTTCGCGTACGGACAGCGGCACGCGGTCCTGGACACCAACGTCCGGCGGGTCTTCGCCCGTGCCGCGAGCGGCATCCAGTACCCGCCGAACGCGACGACGGCCGCCGAGCGCAGGCTGGCCCGCGAGCTGCTCCCCGAGGACGAGGCGACCGCGGCACGGTGGGCGGCGGCGTCGATGGAGCTCGGGGCTCTGGTGTGCACCGCGAAGAACGAGGACTGCGCGCGCTGTCCCATCTCCGCGCGCTGTGCGTGGCGGCTGGCCGGGAAGCCCGCGCACGAGGGTCCGGCGCGCCGCGGCCAGACATACGCGGGAACGGACCGCCAGGTGCGCGGCAAGCTGCTGGCGGTGCTCCGCGAGGCGGTGGTGCCGGTGCCTCAGTCCGCACTGGACACGGTGTGGCACGAGCCGGTGCAGCGGGCGCGCGCCCTGGACGGACTGGTCGCCGACGGGCTGGTCGAGCCCTTGGAAGGTGGTCTGTACCGGCTCCCGCACAGTTGA
- a CDS encoding SigE family RNA polymerase sigma factor — MAHGEVLAFEEYVRTRQEALLRCARRLVPDPIDAQDLLQTALVRTYHRWDGIADKSLADAYLRRVMINTRTEWWRARKLDEVPTEQLPDASVEDGSEQRADRALLMDVLKVLAPKQRSVVVLRHWEQMSTEETAAALGMSAGTVKSTLHRALARLRQELESRDLQARAQERGELRRIDERWGQERCAA; from the coding sequence ATGGCGCACGGCGAGGTGCTCGCGTTCGAGGAGTACGTACGCACACGGCAGGAGGCGCTGTTGCGCTGCGCCCGGCGTCTGGTCCCCGATCCGATCGACGCGCAGGACCTGCTCCAGACCGCGCTGGTGCGCACCTACCACCGCTGGGACGGAATAGCGGACAAGTCGCTTGCGGACGCGTACCTTCGGCGCGTGATGATCAATACGCGCACCGAGTGGTGGCGTGCCCGCAAGCTCGACGAGGTCCCGACCGAGCAGCTGCCCGACGCGAGCGTCGAGGACGGCAGCGAGCAGCGGGCCGACCGTGCCCTGCTGATGGATGTGCTGAAGGTGCTGGCACCCAAGCAGCGCAGTGTGGTGGTCCTGCGACACTGGGAGCAGATGAGCACCGAGGAGACCGCCGCCGCACTGGGGATGTCGGCCGGTACGGTGAAGAGCACGCTGCACCGGGCCCTGGCCCGGCTCCGCCAGGAGCTGGAGAGCCGGGATCTTCAGGCGCGTGCACAGGAGCGCGGGGAGCTGCGGCGGATTGATGAGCGATGGGGGCAGGAGCGTTGCGCGGCCTGA
- the cseB gene encoding two-component system response regulator CseB, with protein sequence MAETHVLFVEDDDVIREATQLALERDGFVVTAMPDGLQGLEAFRTDRPDIALLDVMVPGLDGVSLCRRIRDESTVPVIMLSARADSIDVVLGLEAGADDYVTKPFDGAVLVARIRAVLRRFGHAGGPAPGEAARAEADQQGTLAFGDLEIDTEGMEVRKAGEPVALTPTEMRLLLEFSSAPGTVLSRDKLLERVWDYGWGGDTRVVDVHVQRLRIKIGQDRIETVRGFGYKFKA encoded by the coding sequence GTGGCCGAGACCCATGTCCTGTTCGTCGAGGACGACGACGTCATCCGCGAGGCCACCCAGCTGGCGCTGGAGCGCGACGGCTTCGTGGTGACCGCCATGCCCGACGGGCTCCAGGGCCTGGAGGCGTTCCGGACCGACCGGCCGGACATCGCGCTGCTCGATGTGATGGTGCCCGGCCTGGACGGGGTGAGCCTGTGCCGCCGGATCCGGGACGAGTCGACCGTGCCCGTGATCATGCTGTCCGCGCGCGCCGACTCGATCGATGTCGTCCTCGGCCTGGAGGCGGGGGCCGACGACTATGTCACCAAGCCGTTCGACGGTGCGGTGCTCGTGGCCAGGATCCGCGCCGTACTGCGCCGCTTCGGGCACGCGGGCGGGCCGGCCCCGGGCGAAGCAGCGCGTGCCGAGGCGGACCAGCAGGGCACGCTGGCCTTCGGCGATCTGGAGATCGACACCGAGGGCATGGAGGTGCGCAAGGCGGGTGAGCCGGTGGCGCTGACGCCGACGGAGATGCGGCTGCTGCTGGAGTTCTCGTCCGCGCCCGGCACGGTGCTCTCCCGCGACAAGCTGCTGGAACGCGTCTGGGACTACGGCTGGGGCGGCGACACCCGGGTCGTGGACGTTCATGTCCAGCGCCTGCGCATCAAGATCGGCCAGGACCGGATCGAGACGGTCCGCGGTTTCGGCTACAAATTCAAGGCATGA
- the cseC gene encoding two-component system sensor histidine kinase CseC: protein MRRMALRTGVRWKISVAIAAVGALIAMTLSLVVHNAARVSMLDNARDVQMDRVLLAERWYETSKNKDPRFNSKINDPAVPEELQRLMLENRRGTYVDEGRDRSPEIWAAVPLANGDVLSLHSQFGGNSATVMKDLDRALIIGSLSVVLGGSALGVLIGGQLSRRLRKAAAAAGKVAQGNTEVRVRDAIGGVVRDETDDLARAVDRLTDALNERIEAERRVTADIAHELRTPVTGLLTAAELLPPGRPTELVRDRAQAMRTLVEDVLEVARLDGASERAELQEIQLGDFVRRRIARLDAAVSVQVVHESWVNTDPRRLERILLNLLTNAAKYGRAPVEVTVEGRVVRVRDHGPGFPEALLREGPSRFRTGASDRAGTGHGLGLTIAAGQARVLGARLTFRNAAPTGATPLGASGGAIAVLWLPEHAPTNSGSFPMMPAD from the coding sequence ATGAGACGCATGGCTCTGCGCACCGGCGTCCGCTGGAAGATCAGTGTGGCGATCGCGGCCGTCGGCGCGCTGATCGCCATGACGCTGAGCCTGGTCGTGCACAACGCGGCCCGTGTCTCGATGCTGGACAACGCCCGCGATGTGCAGATGGACCGGGTCCTGCTCGCCGAGCGCTGGTACGAGACGTCCAAGAACAAGGACCCGCGCTTCAACAGCAAGATCAACGATCCCGCGGTACCCGAGGAACTCCAGCGGCTGATGCTGGAGAACCGGCGCGGCACCTACGTGGACGAGGGCCGAGACCGGAGCCCCGAGATCTGGGCGGCCGTGCCGCTGGCCAACGGCGATGTGCTCTCGCTGCACAGTCAGTTCGGCGGCAACAGCGCCACTGTCATGAAGGACCTCGACCGGGCGCTGATCATCGGCTCACTCTCGGTGGTGCTCGGCGGCTCCGCGCTCGGCGTGCTGATCGGCGGCCAGCTCTCGCGGCGGCTGCGCAAGGCCGCGGCGGCGGCCGGCAAGGTCGCCCAGGGCAACACCGAGGTACGGGTCAGGGACGCCATCGGCGGCGTCGTACGCGACGAGACCGACGATCTGGCCCGCGCGGTCGACCGGCTGACCGACGCGCTCAACGAGCGCATCGAAGCGGAGCGCCGGGTCACCGCGGACATCGCGCACGAGTTGCGCACTCCTGTGACCGGGCTGCTCACGGCGGCGGAGCTGCTGCCGCCGGGGCGTCCCACCGAGCTGGTGCGGGACCGGGCGCAGGCGATGCGCACGCTGGTCGAGGACGTGCTGGAGGTGGCCCGGCTCGACGGTGCGTCGGAGCGGGCGGAGCTGCAGGAGATCCAGCTGGGGGACTTCGTCCGGCGCCGGATCGCCAGACTCGACGCCGCGGTGTCGGTCCAGGTCGTGCACGAGTCCTGGGTCAACACCGACCCCCGGCGTCTCGAGCGGATACTGCTGAATCTGCTGACCAACGCCGCCAAGTACGGCAGGGCGCCGGTGGAGGTCACCGTCGAGGGGCGCGTGGTGCGGGTGCGGGACCACGGGCCGGGGTTCCCGGAGGCCCTGCTGCGCGAGGGGCCCAGCCGGTTCCGTACGGGGGCCAGTGACCGGGCCGGTACGGGGCACGGGCTCGGGCTGACGATCGCGGCGGGGCAGGCGCGGGTGCTCGGGGCCCGGCTGACGTTCCGCAATGCCGCACCCACGGGGGCGACGCCGCTGGGAGCGTCCGGCGGCGCGATCGCCGTGCTGTGGCTGCCCGAGCATGCGCCCACCAACTCCGGCAGCTTCCCGATGATGCCGGCCGACTGA
- a CDS encoding MDR family MFS transporter — MAADAVPDGDTQSQPVAGSLPEPRSVRVVVLALMIAMLLAMLDNMIVGTAMPTIVGELGGLEHLSWVVTAYTLATAASTPIWGKLGDMYGRKGIFLISIVIFLIGSALSGMAQDMGQLIGFRAVQGLGAGGLMVGVMAIIGDLVPPRERGRYQGMMAAVMAVAMIGGPLVGGSITDHWGWRWSFYINLPLGAVALAMITTVLHLPRKEKATRHVDYLGAALLTVGITAIVLVTTWGGTEYAWDSAVIMELTAIGVASLTGFLFVERRAAEPLMPLHIFRSRNFSLMSVIGFLAGFVMFGAVLFLPLFQQSVQGASATNSGLLLLPMLMSMLVVSMYAGRVTTSTGRYRIFPIVGAGLIVAGLFLLAQMDTGTSRLTSGIYMAVLGAGMGFLMQVTMLVAQNSVELKDMGVASSSATLFRTLGSSFGVAIMGALFTGRVQDEMAARGGGQATAGSAQLDAASLAKLPEPVREAYEFAVASGTHAAFLLGAAVAVIGFIAAFFVKEVPLRGTGPSPAADEPTEDKAAASV, encoded by the coding sequence GTGGCGGCGGACGCCGTCCCGGACGGGGACACGCAGTCGCAGCCGGTGGCCGGGAGCCTGCCGGAGCCGCGCAGCGTGCGCGTCGTCGTCCTGGCGCTCATGATCGCGATGCTGCTCGCCATGCTCGACAACATGATCGTCGGCACCGCGATGCCGACCATCGTCGGCGAGCTCGGCGGCCTCGAGCATCTGTCCTGGGTGGTCACCGCCTACACCCTGGCCACCGCCGCCTCCACGCCGATCTGGGGCAAGCTCGGCGACATGTACGGCCGCAAGGGCATCTTCCTCATCTCGATCGTCATCTTCCTGATCGGTTCGGCGCTCAGCGGCATGGCCCAGGACATGGGGCAGCTGATCGGCTTCCGCGCCGTGCAGGGCCTCGGCGCCGGCGGCCTGATGGTCGGCGTGATGGCGATCATCGGTGACCTGGTGCCGCCGCGTGAACGGGGCAGGTACCAGGGCATGATGGCGGCCGTCATGGCCGTCGCCATGATCGGCGGACCGCTGGTCGGCGGCAGCATCACCGACCACTGGGGCTGGCGCTGGAGCTTCTACATCAACCTGCCGCTCGGCGCGGTCGCGCTTGCCATGATCACGACCGTCCTGCACCTGCCCAGGAAGGAGAAGGCGACCAGGCACGTCGACTACCTCGGCGCCGCGCTGCTGACCGTGGGCATCACCGCGATCGTGCTGGTCACCACCTGGGGCGGAACGGAGTACGCCTGGGACTCCGCCGTGATCATGGAGCTGACCGCCATCGGCGTGGCGTCGCTCACCGGCTTCCTCTTCGTCGAGCGCCGGGCGGCCGAGCCCCTGATGCCGCTGCACATCTTCCGCAGCCGCAACTTCTCGCTCATGTCCGTGATCGGCTTCCTCGCCGGCTTCGTGATGTTCGGTGCCGTGCTCTTCCTGCCGCTGTTCCAGCAGTCCGTGCAGGGCGCGTCGGCCACCAACTCCGGACTGCTCCTGCTGCCCATGCTGATGTCGATGCTGGTCGTGTCGATGTACGCGGGCCGGGTCACCACCAGCACCGGCAGGTACCGGATCTTCCCCATCGTGGGCGCCGGTCTGATCGTGGCCGGACTCTTCCTGCTCGCCCAGATGGACACCGGGACCTCGCGGCTGACCTCCGGGATCTACATGGCTGTGCTCGGCGCGGGCATGGGCTTCCTGATGCAGGTCACCATGCTCGTCGCACAGAACAGCGTCGAGCTGAAGGACATGGGCGTCGCCTCGTCGTCGGCCACCCTCTTCCGTACGCTCGGCAGCTCCTTCGGCGTCGCCATCATGGGCGCCCTGTTCACCGGCCGGGTCCAGGACGAGATGGCAGCGCGCGGCGGGGGACAGGCGACCGCGGGCTCCGCGCAGCTGGACGCCGCGAGCCTGGCGAAGCTGCCCGAGCCGGTCCGGGAGGCGTACGAGTTCGCCGTCGCGTCCGGTACGCACGCCGCCTTCCTGCTCGGCGCCGCCGTCGCGGTGATCGGCTTCATCGCCGCCTTCTTCGTCAAGGAGGTGCCGCTGCGCGGGACGGGCCCCTCACCCGCCGCGGACGAGCCGACCGAGGACAAGGCCGCCGCGAGCGTCTGA
- a CDS encoding TetR/AcrR family transcriptional regulator: protein MTSTPQPRRGDTRQRIQDVALELFAEQGYEKTSLREIAAALDVTKAALYYHFKTKEDILISLFQDLTRPIDELIEWGRTQPHTLETKKDVLRRYNAALNDAAPLFRFMQENQATVRELSIGESFKDRMIAMLALLRDPDAELIDQVRCITGLFTLHAAMFALKDVEGDPEEKREAVLEVALDLITQAHHA, encoded by the coding sequence ATGACCAGCACACCGCAGCCACGACGGGGCGACACGCGCCAGCGCATCCAGGACGTCGCACTGGAGCTTTTCGCCGAGCAGGGTTACGAGAAGACGTCGCTGCGCGAGATCGCCGCGGCCCTCGATGTCACCAAGGCGGCGCTGTACTACCACTTCAAGACCAAGGAAGACATCCTGATCAGCCTCTTCCAGGACCTGACCAGGCCGATCGACGAACTGATCGAGTGGGGGCGGACCCAGCCGCACACCCTGGAGACCAAGAAGGACGTGCTGCGCCGCTACAACGCGGCGCTGAACGACGCCGCCCCGCTCTTCCGCTTCATGCAGGAGAACCAGGCGACGGTGCGGGAGCTGAGCATCGGCGAGTCCTTCAAGGACCGCATGATCGCGATGCTCGCTCTGCTGAGGGACCCGGACGCGGAACTGATCGACCAGGTCCGCTGCATCACGGGGCTCTTCACGCTGCACGCGGCCATGTTCGCCCTGAAAGACGTCGAGGGCGACCCCGAGGAGAAGCGCGAAGCCGTTCTCGAAGTCGCCCTGGACCTGATCACCCAGGCCCATCACGCCTGA
- a CDS encoding M23 family metallopeptidase, protein MSKRTVINRLRPSVFRTRGAVVATGMGAVMVVGAGAGVASANAGTAATMTPAAAVAAQAQAQAKAAAAKQAAVKKAAVAKAAVQAKKGKTAKKSAAWVKPVSKYTLTASYNQGGAMWSHKHSGQDFAVPVGTPVKAAGSGTVVKAGPNGGGDGPAYGNAIVIKHGNGKYSQYAHLSAVNVGVGAQVKAGQLIAKSGNTGNSSGPHLHFEIRTTPNYGSALNPMAFLRSAGVQI, encoded by the coding sequence ATGTCGAAGCGCACCGTGATCAACCGTCTCCGCCCGTCCGTCTTCCGTACCCGTGGCGCCGTCGTCGCCACCGGCATGGGCGCCGTGATGGTCGTCGGAGCGGGCGCGGGTGTCGCCTCCGCAAATGCGGGTACGGCGGCCACCATGACCCCCGCCGCTGCTGTCGCCGCCCAGGCCCAGGCTCAGGCCAAGGCCGCTGCCGCCAAGCAGGCCGCCGTGAAGAAGGCTGCGGTGGCGAAGGCCGCCGTCCAGGCCAAGAAGGGCAAGACCGCCAAGAAGTCGGCGGCCTGGGTGAAGCCGGTCAGCAAGTACACCCTGACCGCGAGCTACAACCAGGGTGGCGCCATGTGGTCCCACAAGCACTCCGGCCAGGACTTCGCCGTTCCGGTCGGCACCCCGGTCAAGGCCGCCGGTTCCGGCACCGTCGTCAAGGCCGGCCCGAACGGTGGCGGCGACGGCCCCGCGTACGGCAACGCCATCGTGATCAAGCACGGCAACGGCAAGTACTCGCAGTACGCCCACCTGTCGGCGGTCAACGTCGGTGTGGGTGCTCAGGTGAAGGCCGGCCAGCTCATAGCCAAGTCCGGCAACACCGGCAACTCGTCCGGCCCGCACCTGCACTTCGAGATCCGTACCACCCCGAACTACGGCTCGGCCCTGAACCCGATGGCCTTCCTGCGCTCCGCCGGCGTCCAGATCTGA
- the dacB gene encoding D-alanyl-D-alanine carboxypeptidase/D-alanyl-D-alanine endopeptidase: protein MRRPVIRPNHRSRRRGWIWPLAVALACTLTWSSPAGAGPSDSGLKGAIDKILADPRMDGAASGVVVADATTGERLYQRNGADRLMPASNTKLATSAAAMALLGPEHRYTTDVLTTGRRHGSTLVGDLYLRGSGDPTMLAADYDRLAADLASSGITRVTGRLVADDTLFDTQRLGRSWAADDESAYYSAQISALTVAPDTDYDAGTVVVEATPGERPGERPSVKLTPPTDHVRLDIRGTTVPAGQADTLTVERQHGTNTITISGNVPVGGDATKEWIAVWEPTGYAAAVFSDALAAHGVRIFGGPRLGLPTPPGARSLAAHRSMPLKELMLPFMKLSNNMHAEALTKTIGHRTSGRGTWAAGLAAVDSWLRKEGIATGTLRQVDGSGLSRMNLFPAEQLAALLLSVRDAPWFADWYASLPVACHPDRAVGGTLRSRMCNTPAALNARAKTGSLTGASALSGFVTDAAGRELVYSIVLNNHIASSVKSIEDAIVVTLASSRTAQNTITTAPPRTARTPAPAADLECAWQKPVPC from the coding sequence ATGAGGAGACCCGTGATTCGTCCGAACCACCGTTCTCGGCGCCGCGGTTGGATCTGGCCCCTGGCCGTCGCGCTCGCCTGCACGCTCACCTGGAGCTCACCCGCCGGGGCCGGCCCCTCCGACAGCGGCCTCAAGGGCGCGATCGACAAGATCCTGGCCGACCCCCGGATGGACGGCGCGGCCAGTGGCGTCGTCGTCGCCGACGCCACCACCGGGGAGCGCCTCTACCAGCGGAACGGGGCCGACCGCCTGATGCCCGCCTCCAACACCAAACTGGCGACGTCCGCCGCCGCCATGGCGCTGCTCGGCCCCGAGCACCGCTACACCACCGACGTCCTGACCACCGGCCGCCGCCACGGCTCCACACTCGTCGGCGACCTCTACCTGCGCGGCAGCGGCGACCCGACCATGCTCGCGGCGGACTACGACCGACTCGCGGCCGACCTCGCCTCGTCCGGCATCACACGCGTCACCGGCCGCCTCGTCGCCGACGACACCCTCTTCGACACCCAGCGGCTGGGCCGCTCCTGGGCCGCCGACGACGAGTCCGCGTACTACTCCGCCCAGATCTCGGCGCTCACCGTCGCGCCCGACACCGACTACGACGCCGGAACCGTGGTGGTCGAGGCGACACCCGGTGAGCGGCCGGGCGAACGGCCCTCCGTCAAGCTCACCCCGCCCACCGACCACGTACGCCTCGACATCCGCGGCACCACCGTCCCCGCAGGCCAGGCCGACACCCTCACGGTCGAACGGCAGCACGGCACGAACACGATCACCATCAGCGGGAACGTCCCCGTCGGCGGGGACGCCACCAAGGAGTGGATCGCCGTCTGGGAGCCGACCGGCTACGCGGCCGCCGTGTTCTCGGACGCCCTCGCCGCCCACGGCGTACGGATCTTCGGCGGTCCGCGCCTGGGACTGCCCACCCCGCCCGGGGCCAGGTCGCTCGCCGCACACCGCTCCATGCCGCTCAAGGAGCTGATGCTGCCGTTCATGAAGCTGTCCAACAACATGCACGCCGAGGCGCTGACCAAGACCATCGGCCACAGGACCTCGGGGCGCGGCACGTGGGCGGCGGGCCTCGCGGCCGTCGACAGCTGGCTGCGGAAGGAGGGCATCGCCACCGGCACACTCCGCCAGGTCGACGGCTCCGGTCTGTCCCGGATGAACCTCTTCCCGGCCGAGCAGCTGGCCGCCCTGCTGCTCTCCGTCCGGGACGCGCCCTGGTTCGCCGACTGGTACGCGTCCCTCCCGGTGGCCTGTCACCCCGACCGCGCCGTCGGAGGCACACTGCGGTCCCGGATGTGCAACACCCCGGCCGCCCTCAACGCCCGCGCCAAGACCGGTTCACTGACCGGTGCCTCGGCCCTGTCGGGCTTTGTCACCGATGCCGCCGGCCGCGAGCTCGTCTACAGCATCGTGCTCAACAACCACATCGCCTCCTCGGTGAAGAGCATCGAGGACGCGATCGTGGTCACTCTGGCCTCGTCACGGACGGCCCAGAACACGATCACCACCGCTCCCCCGCGCACCGCGCGCACCCCTGCCCCCGCCGCGGATCTCGAATGCGCCTGGCAGAAGCCGGTGCCCTGCTGA
- a CDS encoding ATP-dependent Clp protease ATP-binding subunit: MFERFTDRARRVVVLAQEEARMLNHNYIGTEHILLGLIHEGEGVAAKALESLGISLEAVRQQVEEIIGQGQQAPSGHIPFTPRAKKVLELSLREALQLGHNYIGTEHILLGLIREGEGVAAQVLVKLGADLNRVRQQVIQLLSGYQGKEAATAGGPAEGTPSTSLVLDQFGRNLTQAARESKLDPVIGREKEIERVMQVLSRRTKNNPVLIGEPGVGKTAVVEGLAQAIVKGEVPETLKDKHLYTLDLGALVAGSRYRGDFEERLKKVLKEIRTRGDIILFIDELHTLVGAGAAEGAIDAASILKPMLARGELQTIGATTLDEYRKHLEKDAALERRFQPIQVAEPSLPHTIEILKGLRDRYEAHHRVSITDEALVQAATLADRYISDRFLPDKAIDLIDEAGSRMRIRRMTAPPDLREFDEKIAGVRRDKESAIDSQDFEKAASLRDKEKQLLAAKTKREKEWKAGDMDVVAEVDGELIAEVLATATGIPVFKLTEEESSRLLRMEDELHKRVIGQKDAIKALSQAIRRTRAGLKDPKRPGGSFIFAGPSGVGKTELSKTLAEFLFGDEDALISLDMSEFSEKHTVSRLFGSPPGYVGYEEGGQLTEKVRRKPFSVVLFDEVEKAHPDIFNSLLQILEDGRLTDSQGRVVDFKNTVIIMTTNLGTRDISKGFNLGFAAQGDVKTGYERMKAKVNEELKQHFRPEFLNRVDDTVVFHQLTEEDIIQIVDLMIAKVDERLKDRDMGIELSADAKSLLAKKGYDPVMGARPLRRTIQREIEDMLSEKILFGELRPGHIVVVDTEGEGEEKKFTFRGEEKSALPDVPPIEQAAGGTGPNLSKDA, from the coding sequence ATGTTCGAGAGGTTCACCGACCGCGCGCGGCGGGTTGTCGTCCTGGCTCAGGAAGAAGCCCGGATGCTCAACCACAACTACATCGGCACCGAGCACATCCTCCTGGGCCTTATCCATGAGGGTGAGGGTGTCGCCGCTAAGGCCCTGGAGAGCCTCGGGATTTCGCTCGAGGCGGTCCGCCAGCAGGTGGAGGAGATCATCGGCCAGGGCCAGCAGGCCCCGTCCGGTCACATTCCCTTCACGCCCCGTGCCAAGAAGGTCCTGGAGCTGTCGCTCCGAGAGGCTCTTCAGCTGGGCCACAACTACATCGGCACCGAGCACATCCTGCTCGGCCTGATCCGCGAGGGTGAGGGCGTCGCCGCCCAGGTCCTCGTGAAGCTGGGCGCCGATCTCAACCGGGTGCGGCAGCAGGTCATCCAGCTGCTCTCCGGATACCAGGGCAAGGAAGCCGCCACGGCAGGCGGCCCGGCCGAGGGCACGCCCTCGACCTCGCTCGTCCTGGACCAGTTCGGCCGGAATCTCACCCAGGCCGCTCGTGAGTCCAAGCTCGACCCGGTCATCGGGCGCGAGAAGGAGATCGAGCGGGTCATGCAGGTGCTGTCCCGCCGTACGAAGAACAACCCCGTACTCATCGGCGAGCCGGGCGTCGGTAAGACGGCGGTCGTCGAAGGCCTGGCGCAGGCCATCGTCAAGGGCGAGGTGCCCGAGACCCTCAAGGACAAGCACCTCTACACCCTGGACCTCGGTGCGCTGGTCGCCGGCTCCCGCTACCGGGGTGACTTCGAGGAGCGCCTGAAGAAGGTCCTCAAGGAGATCCGCACCCGCGGCGACATCATCCTGTTCATCGACGAGCTCCACACCCTGGTGGGTGCGGGTGCCGCCGAGGGCGCGATCGACGCGGCCTCGATCCTCAAGCCGATGCTGGCGCGAGGCGAGCTGCAGACCATCGGCGCCACCACGCTGGACGAGTACCGCAAGCACCTGGAGAAGGACGCCGCGCTCGAGCGCCGCTTCCAGCCCATCCAGGTCGCGGAGCCGTCGCTGCCGCACACCATCGAGATCCTCAAGGGTCTGCGCGACCGCTACGAGGCCCACCATCGTGTCTCCATCACGGACGAGGCGCTGGTCCAGGCCGCGACCCTGGCCGACCGGTACATCTCGGACCGCTTCCTGCCGGACAAGGCGATCGACCTGATCGACGAGGCCGGCTCCCGGATGCGTATCCGCCGGATGACCGCGCCGCCGGACCTGCGCGAGTTCGACGAGAAGATCGCCGGTGTCCGCCGTGACAAGGAGTCCGCGATCGACTCGCAGGACTTCGAGAAGGCAGCTTCGCTCCGTGACAAGGAGAAGCAGCTGCTGGCCGCGAAGACCAAGCGCGAGAAGGAATGGAAGGCCGGCGACATGGACGTCGTCGCCGAGGTCGACGGCGAGCTGATCGCCGAGGTCCTGGCGACCGCCACCGGCATTCCGGTCTTCAAGCTGACCGAGGAGGAGTCCTCGCGTCTGCTGCGCATGGAGGACGAGCTCCACAAGCGCGTCATCGGGCAGAAGGACGCCATCAAGGCCCTTTCGCAGGCGATCCGCCGTACGCGAGCCGGCCTGAAGGACCCGAAGCGCCCCGGTGGCTCGTTCATCTTCGCCGGTCCGTCCGGTGTCGGTAAGACCGAGCTCTCCAAGACGCTCGCCGAATTCCTCTTCGGCGACGAGGACGCGCTGATCTCCCTCGACATGTCGGAGTTCAGCGAGAAGCACACGGTTTCCCGTCTCTTCGGTTCGCCCCCCGGATACGTGGGTTACGAAGAGGGCGGTCAGCTCACAGAGAAGGTGCGCCGCAAGCCGTTCTCCGTCGTCCTCTTCGACGAGGTGGAGAAGGCCCACCCCGATATCTTCAATTCCCTTCTGCAGATCCTGGAGGACGGTCGCCTGACCGACTCCCAGGGCCGCGTCGTGGACTTCAAGAACACGGTCATCATCATGACGACCAACCTCGGGACCCGGGACATCTCCAAGGGCTTCAACCTGGGCTTCGCCGCCCAGGGCGACGTCAAGACCGGATACGAGCGGATGAAGGCGAAGGTCAACGAAGAGCTCAAGCAGCACTTCCGGCCGGAGTTCCTCAACCGTGTCGACGACACGGTCGTCTTCCACCAGCTCACCGAGGAAGACATCATCCAGATCGTCGACCTGATGATCGCCAAGGTGGACGAGCGGCTCAAGGACCGCGACATGGGCATCGAGCTCAGCGCGGACGCCAAGTCGCTGCTCGCCAAGAAGGGCTACGACCCGGTCATGGGTGCCCGGCCGCTGCGCCGGACGATCCAGCGCGAGATCGAGGACATGCTGTCGGAGAAGATCCTCTTCGGCGAGCTGCGCCCCGGTCACATCGTGGTCGTGGACACCGAGGGCGAGGGTGAGGAGAAGAAGTTCACCTTCCGCGGCGAGGAGAAGTCGGCGCTGCCCGACGTCCCGCCGATCGAGCAGGCGGCCGGTGGTACCGGTCCGAACCTGTCGAAGGACGCGTAA